Proteins from a genomic interval of Crassostrea angulata isolate pt1a10 chromosome 7, ASM2561291v2, whole genome shotgun sequence:
- the LOC128155929 gene encoding CD109 antigen-like isoform X4, which yields MEGLRVSLFLLLSVISCSLAKNSYVVMFPKTIRPNLDTNVNVQLLNPAPGLDTTVVVSLLDENNATLVSEMKTTDPLSPTTLSIPLKMPATLTPGLKYAIKVQGEGGVTFSNYTTVDFNPKYSSIMIQTDKAIYKPGQTIHFRVFGMYPDLTLVNDNIDVEIYDPMGNKIGQWKNKVPDNGVFTDSLVMSDHPLLGEWKIKAIQGNEAYTKTVTVDEYVLPKFDVTLELPPYGLSNRNLTGIKVVSKYTFGKPVKGVVDIRIRPPYLSQSPWSIENRKKQGLIDQISHSAPINGEYKFDVENSKLKSLDKWLDYSELLFEVNVTEAITGLRQNATGTVRFYPFENKVEFLQSLPKSFKPGLQYKVLGRVTRQDDSPISLPTASRVRLTVTHTLPLPSTTTSTTTTTEIPPPPEMGGLRLIDEPMIIPGGRRMWQPTTKDEKLEPVFLDVNADGIFEYEMTIPENVIRASVDAQYEKSSSYLSLNPSKSPSDSFMQVSLLNPDVKPTTGLTSNFEIKTTESTPTVYYQVISKGQVVSSGEVDMTSRVQTFPLPITTEMAPKARLIVHYVRDDGEIVTDALTFNIDGTFKNKVDINFDVQETRPGKEVVVSVKADPDSTVHLLAVDKSVLILRNDNDIKESRVTDELNTYDTDGGFGGFQPFGWWWPRPSGGEDADDVFRNNGMVVLTDALVYNYEEPWSDIAIMYSYDARMDGVMLDELNGASAYRYAGGGSAISPPPRVRKLFPETWLWSNTSTGADGMTSFSVPVPDTITTWVASAFAVNPASGLGLTPSPANLKVFQPFFVSLTMPYAVTRGELVVLQANVFNYLDRDVRVLVIIDKNESFKNLVTYIQDNQVKKGRFSARVGRTFNMTAGEIYPVYFPIIPTETGDLKINITVISTGPSDAVIRYLKVEPEGVEKEFNNPVLINTGTLGTFTQDVELSFPPNTVAGSRRVRASVIGDVMGPSISGLDSLLKMPYGCGEQNMLNFAPNIFVQKYLTITNNLTPDLEKKAREYMIKGYQREMTYSHDDGSYSAFGKSDKSGTTWLTAFVVKSFSQASDFITIDENVVQKAVTWLVSQQNENGTFREPGRVLHKEMQGGSASGERALAAFVLIALKEAEVIPGVSELTGRAIQKTRTYLENDIDLLEDMYELALVGYALQITNSPRVAEVMNKLDAKATMKDGTKYWTKPETGIQWKGWAPPKDQAKAVDIETTAYALLSLGVQKDLEGGLPVLKWVTSQRNPEGGFSSTQDTIIALQSLAEFATMVYSPNFNMKVRLTSKTPGVFFQQDFTVDANNALVLQTVDVPVDVKLLNIQAEGSGIALAEISTYFNTDEEIEVSSFDVNVTLFDETTKGFTVKVCGRWLKEGNSGMAMMDIGIPSGMTPDMETLDTSKAPMYKRSEMGYRKLSLYFDEFDKQVQCASIYMANTDKVAEKQPSVIRLYDYYEPKNQATTFYTSKVLADSGVCDVCGSECFCSAKP from the exons ATGGAGGGACTCCGAGTCTCCTTATTTCTCCTATTGTCTGTGATATCATGTTCCCTTGCCAAGAA TTCCTATGTTGTAATGTTCCCAAAGACGATACGGCCTAACCTGGACACAAACGTTAATGTCCAGCTCCTGAACCCCGCCCCTGGCCTTGACACCACCGTGGTGGTCAGCCTACTGGACGAGAACAACGCCACCCTCGTATCCGAGATGAAGACTACAG ATCCATTGAGTCCAACAACACTATCCATACCCCTGAAG ATGCCAGCCACTTTGACCCCTGGTCTCAAATACGCCATCAAAGTGCAGGGTGAGGGAGGTGTGACCTTCAGTAACTACACGACAGTCGATTTTAACCCCAAGTACTCCTCTATCATGATACAGACAGACAAGGCCATCTACAAACCCGGCCAGACAA TCCATTTCCGTGTCTTTGGGATGTACCCCGACTTAACCCTCGTAAACGACAACATTGATGTCGAAATCTAC GATCCCATGGGTAACAAAATTGGCCAATGGAAGAACAAAGTTCCCGACAATGGGGTTTTTACCGATAGTCTCGTTATGTCTGACCATCCTTTGCTCGGTGAATGGAAAATCAAGGCAATTCAAGGG AATGAAGCCTATACAAAGACAGTTACAGTGGATGAATATG TCTTACCGAAATTTGACGTAACTTTGGAACTTCCTCCTTACGGGCTCAGTAACAGAAACTTAACGGGAATTAAAGTGGTTTCTAA GTACACGTTTGGAAAGCCCGTGAAGGGAGTGGTAGACATCCGAATCCGCCCACCTTACCTCAGTCAGAGCCCATGGTCCATTGAGAACAGAAAGAAACAGGGACTTATTGACCAGATATCCCACAGTGCACCT ATAAATGGTGAGTACAAATTTGATGTGGAAAACTCCAAACTGAAGAGCCTGGATAAATGGCTGGACTACAGCGAGCTCCTGTTTGAGGTGAATGTAACGGAAGCGATCACGGGACTGCGACAGAACGCCACGGGAACTGTCCGCTTCTATCCATTTGAGAACAAGGTGGAGTTCCTCCAATCTCTGCCCAAGTCATTCAAGCCGGGTCTCCAATACAAAGTTCTG GGTAGAGTAACTCGTCAAGACGATTCCCCGATATCCCTGCCCACAGCTTCCCGGGTCAGGCTGACGGTGACCCACACACTCCCCCTTCCCTCAACCACAACCTCCACCACGACCACCACTGAAATCCCACCCCCACCAGAAATGGGAGGGTTGAGACTTATCGATGAACCTATGATCATACCGGGGGGAAGACGAATGTGGCAGCCGACCACGAAAGATGAAAAACTGGAACCCGTTTTTCTGGACGTCAATGCCGATGGAATTTTTGAATATGAAATGACAATACCGGAGAATGTTATTCGGGCATCAGTGGAT GCACAATACGAGAAGAGTTCTTCTTATCTCAGTCTGAATCCAAGTAAATCTCCTAGCGATAGCTTTATGCAAGTATCTTTGCTGAACCCTGACGTAAAACCCACG ACTGGATTAACTTCAAACTTTGAAATCAAGACCACAGAATCTACCCCCACAGTGTACTATCAG GTTATCTCAAAAGGTCAAGTCGTTTCATCGGGCGAAGTTGACATGACCTCCAGAGTTCAGACTTTCCCGTTACCTATAACAACGGAAATGGCGCCCAAGGCCCGCCTGATCGTCCATTACGTCAGAGATGACGGAGAAATTGTCACCGATGCATTGACCTTTAATATCGATGGAACATTCAAAAATAAA GTGGACATCAACTTTGACGTTCAGGAGACCCGGCCCGGCAAAGAGGTTGTGGTGTCGGTAAAAGCAGACCCAGATTCCACGGTCCATTTGCTGGCTGTCGACAAAAGTGTCCTCATATTAAGAAACGACAATGACATCAAAGAAAGCAGG GTAACTGATGAACTCAATACCTATGACACGGACGGCGGTTTTGGCGGATTTCAGCCTTTTGGTTGGTGGTGGCCGAGGCCTTCCGGAGGAGAGGACGCTGATGACGTGTTCCGA AACAATGGTATGGTGGTTTTGACGGATGCCCTTGTGTATAACTACGAAGAACCAT GGTCCGATATTGCCATAATGTATTCGTACGATGCTAGAATGGATGGTGTCATGTTGGATGAGCTTAATGGTGCTTCGGCATACCGGTATGCAGGAGGAGGTTCTGCGATCAGTCCACCACCACGCGTGCGCAAGCTGTTTCCCGAAACCTGGTTATGGAGTAATACTAGTACAGG aGCTGACGGAATGACCTCCTTCAGTGTCCCCGTCCCTGACACGATCACGACCTGGGTCGCCTCAGCGTTTGCCGTAAACCCTGCGTCAGGGCTAGGACTGACCCCAAGTCCTGCAAAT CTTAAAGTTTTCCAGCCGTTTTTTGTGAGTCTTACCATGCCCTATGCCGTGACACGAGGCGAGTTGGTTGTACTACAGGCCAACGTCTTCAACTATTTGGACAGAGATGTCAGG GTCCTTGTTATTATCGATAAAAACGAATCCTTCAAGAACCTGGTCACCTACATCCAAGACAACCAGGTCAAAAAGGGCAGATTCTCCGCCAGAGTCGGGCGTACATTTAAT ATGACGGCCGGAGAGATCTACCCAGTGTACTTCCCCATCATCCCCACGGAGACCGGGGACCTGAAGATCAACATCACCGTCATCTCCACGGGGCCTAGTGACGCCGTCATCCGTTACCTGAAAGTTGAG CCGGAAGGTGTAGAGAAAGAATTTAACAACCCTGTTTTGATAAATACTGGCACCCTTGGGACTTTCACACAAGACGTGGAGCTGTCTTTCCCGCCAAACACTGTGGCCGGATCCAGACGTGTCCGGGCTTCTGTCATTG gtgatgtaATGGGTCCCTCTATCAGTGGATTAGATTCCCTGCTAAAGATGCCATACGGATGCGGTGAACAGAACATGCTGAACTTTGCTCCAAACATCTTTGTTCAGAAGTATCTTACTATTACAAATAACCTTACACCGGATCTTGAGAAGAAAGCTAGAGAGTACATGATTAAAG GTTACCAGCGGGAAATGACATATTCCCATGACGACGGGTCTTACAGTGCCTTTGGTAAAAGTGACAAGTCCGGAACTACATG GTTGACGGCTTTTGTGGTCAAGTCTTTCTCCCAGGCCTCTGATTTCATCACCATCGACGAGAACGTCGTCCAAAAAGCTGTCACGTGGCTTGTCTCTCAGCAGAACGAGAACGGAACATTCCGGGAACCGGGCAGGGTTCTACACAAGGAAATGCAG GGTGGTTCAGCGAGCGGAGAGAGGGCCCTTGCTGCGTTTGTCCTGATTGCTCTCAAGGAGGCGGAGGTCATTCCAGGG GTGTCTGAGTTGACTGGTCGAGCAATACAGAAGACAAGAACTTACTTGGAGAATGACATCGATTTGTTGGAGGACATGTATGAGCTGGCCCTCGTAGGGTATGCCTTGCAGATTACCAACAGCCCGAGGGTCGCTGAAGTGATGAACAAGTTGGATGCCAAGGCTACCATGAAAG atggAACAAAATATTGGACCAAACCGGAGACTGGCATTCAATGGAAAGGATGGGCTCCACCCAAAGACCAGGCAAAGGCTGTTGATATCGAAACAACGGCTTATGCTCTGCTCAGTCTGGGAGTTCAGAAGGATCTGGAAGGAGGCCTCCCTGTTCTAAAGTGGGTGACCTCCCAGCGGAATCCAGAAGGAGGGTTCTCTTCAACACAG GATACAATCATCGCTCTCCAGTCATTAGCGGAGTTTGCCACAATGGTCTACAGTCCCAACTTTAACATGAAAGTCCGTCTGACTAGTAAGACCCCCGGGGTATTCTTCCAGCAGGACTTCACTGTGGACGCAAACAATGCGCTAGTCCTTCAGACAGTGGAC GTTCCTGTGGACGTGAAACTTCTGAACATCCAAGCAGAGGGCTCCGGCATAGCATTGGCAGAG aTATCGACATATTTCAATACTGACGAGGAGATTGAGGTTTCATCCTTTGATGTGAATGTGACTCTTTTTGACGAGACCACCAAAGGTTTCACAGTCAAAGTCTGCGGCCG ATGGCTGAAGGAAGGCAATTCCGGAATGGCCATGATGGATATCGGAATACCCTCGGGAATGACCCCCGACATGGAGACACTCGATACTTCTAAGGCACCCATGTACAAACGTAGTGAGATGGGATACAGGAAACTTTCTCTATATTTTGATGAG TTTGACAAACAGGTTCAGTGTGCCTCCATATACATGGCCAACACAGACAAAGTCGCGGAGAAGCAGCCTTCTGTCATCAGGCTCTATGATTATTACGAGCCCA AAAACCAGGCGACCACCTTCTACACGTCCAAGGTTTTGGCGGACTCCGGTGTGTGTGATGTATGTGGGTCCGAGTGTTTCTGCTCCGCCAAG ccttAA
- the LOC128155929 gene encoding CD109 antigen-like isoform X5, producing MEGLRVSLFLLLSVISCSLAKNSYVVMFPKTIRPNLDTNVNVQLLNPAPGLDTTVVVSLLDENNATLVSEMKTTDPLSPTTLSIPLKMPATLTPGLKYAIKVQGEGGVTFSNYTTVDFNPKYSSIMIQTDKAIYKPGQTIHFRVFGMYPDLTLVNDNIDVEIYDPMGNKIGQWKNKVPDNGVFTDSLVMSDHPLLGEWKIKAIQGNEAYTKTVTVDEYVLPKFDVTLELPPYGLSNRNLTGIKVVSKYTFGKPVKGVVDIRIRPPYLSQSPWSIENRKKQGLIDQISHSAPINGEYKFDVENSKLKSLDKWLDYSELLFEVNVTEAITGLRQNATGTVRFYPFENKVEFLQSLPKSFKPGLQYKVLGRVTRQDDSPISLPTASRVRLTVTHTLPLPSTTTSTTTTTEIPPPPEMGGLRLIDEPMIIPGGRRMWQPTTKDEKLEPVFLDVNADGIFEYEMTIPENVIRASVDAQYEKSSSYLSLNPSKSPSDSFMQVSLLNPDVKPTTGLTSNFEIKTTESTPTVYYQVISKGQVVSSGEVDMTSRVQTFPLPITTEMAPKARLIVHYVRDDGEIVTDALTFNIDGTFKNKVDINFDVQETRPGKEVVVSVKADPDSTVHLLAVDKSVLILRNDNDIKESRVTDELNTYDTDGGFGGFQPFGWWWPRPSGGEDADDVFRNNGMVVLTDALVYNYEEPWYDNEMYEMDMFESPIANMQMDVAVASSGSAEDSGINPPLRVRKLFPETWLWSNTSTGADGMTSFSVPVPDTITTWVASAFAVNPASGLGLTPSPANLKVFQPFFVSLTMPYAVTRGELVVLQANVFNYLDRDVRVLVIIDKNESFKNLVTYIQDNQVKKGRFSARVGRTFNMTAGEIYPVYFPIIPTETGDLKINITVISTGPSDAVIRYLKVEPEGVEKEFNNPVLINTGTLGTFTQDVELSFPPNTVAGSRRVRASVIGDVMGPSISGLDSLLKMPYGCGEQNMLNFAPNIFVQKYLTITNNLTPDLEKKAREYMIKGYQREMTYSHDDGSYSAFGKSDKSGTTWLTAFVVKSFSQASDFITIDENVVQKAVTWLVSQQNENGTFREPGRVLHKEMQGGSASGERALAAFVLIALKEAEVIPGVSELTGRAIQKTRTYLENDIDLLEDMYELALVGYALQITNSPRVAEVMNKLDAKATMKDGTKYWTKPETGIQWKGWAPPKDQAKAVDIETTAYALLSLGVQKDLEGGLPVLKWVTSQRNPEGGFSSTQDTIIALQSLAEFATMVYSPNFNMKVRLTSKTPGVFFQQDFTVDANNALVLQTVDVPVDVKLLNIQAEGSGIALAEISTYFNTDEEIEVSSFDVNVTLFDETTKGFTVKVCGRWLKEGNSGMAMMDIGIPSGMTPDMETLDTSKAPMYKRSEMGYRKLSLYFDEFDKQVQCASIYMANTDKVAEKQPSVIRLYDYYEPKNQATTFYTSKVLADSGVCDVCGSECFCSAKP from the exons ATGGAGGGACTCCGAGTCTCCTTATTTCTCCTATTGTCTGTGATATCATGTTCCCTTGCCAAGAA TTCCTATGTTGTAATGTTCCCAAAGACGATACGGCCTAACCTGGACACAAACGTTAATGTCCAGCTCCTGAACCCCGCCCCTGGCCTTGACACCACCGTGGTGGTCAGCCTACTGGACGAGAACAACGCCACCCTCGTATCCGAGATGAAGACTACAG ATCCATTGAGTCCAACAACACTATCCATACCCCTGAAG ATGCCAGCCACTTTGACCCCTGGTCTCAAATACGCCATCAAAGTGCAGGGTGAGGGAGGTGTGACCTTCAGTAACTACACGACAGTCGATTTTAACCCCAAGTACTCCTCTATCATGATACAGACAGACAAGGCCATCTACAAACCCGGCCAGACAA TCCATTTCCGTGTCTTTGGGATGTACCCCGACTTAACCCTCGTAAACGACAACATTGATGTCGAAATCTAC GATCCCATGGGTAACAAAATTGGCCAATGGAAGAACAAAGTTCCCGACAATGGGGTTTTTACCGATAGTCTCGTTATGTCTGACCATCCTTTGCTCGGTGAATGGAAAATCAAGGCAATTCAAGGG AATGAAGCCTATACAAAGACAGTTACAGTGGATGAATATG TCTTACCGAAATTTGACGTAACTTTGGAACTTCCTCCTTACGGGCTCAGTAACAGAAACTTAACGGGAATTAAAGTGGTTTCTAA GTACACGTTTGGAAAGCCCGTGAAGGGAGTGGTAGACATCCGAATCCGCCCACCTTACCTCAGTCAGAGCCCATGGTCCATTGAGAACAGAAAGAAACAGGGACTTATTGACCAGATATCCCACAGTGCACCT ATAAATGGTGAGTACAAATTTGATGTGGAAAACTCCAAACTGAAGAGCCTGGATAAATGGCTGGACTACAGCGAGCTCCTGTTTGAGGTGAATGTAACGGAAGCGATCACGGGACTGCGACAGAACGCCACGGGAACTGTCCGCTTCTATCCATTTGAGAACAAGGTGGAGTTCCTCCAATCTCTGCCCAAGTCATTCAAGCCGGGTCTCCAATACAAAGTTCTG GGTAGAGTAACTCGTCAAGACGATTCCCCGATATCCCTGCCCACAGCTTCCCGGGTCAGGCTGACGGTGACCCACACACTCCCCCTTCCCTCAACCACAACCTCCACCACGACCACCACTGAAATCCCACCCCCACCAGAAATGGGAGGGTTGAGACTTATCGATGAACCTATGATCATACCGGGGGGAAGACGAATGTGGCAGCCGACCACGAAAGATGAAAAACTGGAACCCGTTTTTCTGGACGTCAATGCCGATGGAATTTTTGAATATGAAATGACAATACCGGAGAATGTTATTCGGGCATCAGTGGAT GCACAATACGAGAAGAGTTCTTCTTATCTCAGTCTGAATCCAAGTAAATCTCCTAGCGATAGCTTTATGCAAGTATCTTTGCTGAACCCTGACGTAAAACCCACG ACTGGATTAACTTCAAACTTTGAAATCAAGACCACAGAATCTACCCCCACAGTGTACTATCAG GTTATCTCAAAAGGTCAAGTCGTTTCATCGGGCGAAGTTGACATGACCTCCAGAGTTCAGACTTTCCCGTTACCTATAACAACGGAAATGGCGCCCAAGGCCCGCCTGATCGTCCATTACGTCAGAGATGACGGAGAAATTGTCACCGATGCATTGACCTTTAATATCGATGGAACATTCAAAAATAAA GTGGACATCAACTTTGACGTTCAGGAGACCCGGCCCGGCAAAGAGGTTGTGGTGTCGGTAAAAGCAGACCCAGATTCCACGGTCCATTTGCTGGCTGTCGACAAAAGTGTCCTCATATTAAGAAACGACAATGACATCAAAGAAAGCAGG GTAACTGATGAACTCAATACCTATGACACGGACGGCGGTTTTGGCGGATTTCAGCCTTTTGGTTGGTGGTGGCCGAGGCCTTCCGGAGGAGAGGACGCTGATGACGTGTTCCGA AACAATGGTATGGTGGTTTTGACGGATGCCCTTGTGTATAACTACGAAGAACCAT GGTACGACAATGAAATGTATGAAATGGATATGTTTGAATCACCTATTGCCAACATGCAAATGGATGTGGCTGTTGCGTCATCTGGTTCTGCAGAAGATTCTGGTATCAATCCACCACTACGCGTGCGCAAGCTGTTTCCCGAAACCTGGTTATGGAGTAATACAAGTACAGG aGCTGACGGAATGACCTCCTTCAGTGTCCCCGTCCCTGACACGATCACGACCTGGGTCGCCTCAGCGTTTGCCGTAAACCCTGCGTCAGGGCTAGGACTGACCCCAAGTCCTGCAAAT CTTAAAGTTTTCCAGCCGTTTTTTGTGAGTCTTACCATGCCCTATGCCGTGACACGAGGCGAGTTGGTTGTACTACAGGCCAACGTCTTCAACTATTTGGACAGAGATGTCAGG GTCCTTGTTATTATCGATAAAAACGAATCCTTCAAGAACCTGGTCACCTACATCCAAGACAACCAGGTCAAAAAGGGCAGATTCTCCGCCAGAGTCGGGCGTACATTTAAT ATGACGGCCGGAGAGATCTACCCAGTGTACTTCCCCATCATCCCCACGGAGACCGGGGACCTGAAGATCAACATCACCGTCATCTCCACGGGGCCTAGTGACGCCGTCATCCGTTACCTGAAAGTTGAG CCGGAAGGTGTAGAGAAAGAATTTAACAACCCTGTTTTGATAAATACTGGCACCCTTGGGACTTTCACACAAGACGTGGAGCTGTCTTTCCCGCCAAACACTGTGGCCGGATCCAGACGTGTCCGGGCTTCTGTCATTG gtgatgtaATGGGTCCCTCTATCAGTGGATTAGATTCCCTGCTAAAGATGCCATACGGATGCGGTGAACAGAACATGCTGAACTTTGCTCCAAACATCTTTGTTCAGAAGTATCTTACTATTACAAATAACCTTACACCGGATCTTGAGAAGAAAGCTAGAGAGTACATGATTAAAG GTTACCAGCGGGAAATGACATATTCCCATGACGACGGGTCTTACAGTGCCTTTGGTAAAAGTGACAAGTCCGGAACTACATG GTTGACGGCTTTTGTGGTCAAGTCTTTCTCCCAGGCCTCTGATTTCATCACCATCGACGAGAACGTCGTCCAAAAAGCTGTCACGTGGCTTGTCTCTCAGCAGAACGAGAACGGAACATTCCGGGAACCGGGCAGGGTTCTACACAAGGAAATGCAG GGTGGTTCAGCGAGCGGAGAGAGGGCCCTTGCTGCGTTTGTCCTGATTGCTCTCAAGGAGGCGGAGGTCATTCCAGGG GTGTCTGAGTTGACTGGTCGAGCAATACAGAAGACAAGAACTTACTTGGAGAATGACATCGATTTGTTGGAGGACATGTATGAGCTGGCCCTCGTAGGGTATGCCTTGCAGATTACCAACAGCCCGAGGGTCGCTGAAGTGATGAACAAGTTGGATGCCAAGGCTACCATGAAAG atggAACAAAATATTGGACCAAACCGGAGACTGGCATTCAATGGAAAGGATGGGCTCCACCCAAAGACCAGGCAAAGGCTGTTGATATCGAAACAACGGCTTATGCTCTGCTCAGTCTGGGAGTTCAGAAGGATCTGGAAGGAGGCCTCCCTGTTCTAAAGTGGGTGACCTCCCAGCGGAATCCAGAAGGAGGGTTCTCTTCAACACAG GATACAATCATCGCTCTCCAGTCATTAGCGGAGTTTGCCACAATGGTCTACAGTCCCAACTTTAACATGAAAGTCCGTCTGACTAGTAAGACCCCCGGGGTATTCTTCCAGCAGGACTTCACTGTGGACGCAAACAATGCGCTAGTCCTTCAGACAGTGGAC GTTCCTGTGGACGTGAAACTTCTGAACATCCAAGCAGAGGGCTCCGGCATAGCATTGGCAGAG aTATCGACATATTTCAATACTGACGAGGAGATTGAGGTTTCATCCTTTGATGTGAATGTGACTCTTTTTGACGAGACCACCAAAGGTTTCACAGTCAAAGTCTGCGGCCG ATGGCTGAAGGAAGGCAATTCCGGAATGGCCATGATGGATATCGGAATACCCTCGGGAATGACCCCCGACATGGAGACACTCGATACTTCTAAGGCACCCATGTACAAACGTAGTGAGATGGGATACAGGAAACTTTCTCTATATTTTGATGAG TTTGACAAACAGGTTCAGTGTGCCTCCATATACATGGCCAACACAGACAAAGTCGCGGAGAAGCAGCCTTCTGTCATCAGGCTCTATGATTATTACGAGCCCA AAAACCAGGCGACCACCTTCTACACGTCCAAGGTTTTGGCGGACTCCGGTGTGTGTGATGTATGTGGGTCCGAGTGTTTCTGCTCCGCCAAG ccttAA